In Neosynechococcus sphagnicola sy1, a single genomic region encodes these proteins:
- a CDS encoding transposase, which translates to YRNHPLTEQQQESNREKSQIRAQVEHVFGSWVMELGGKLVRCIGKQRVAAWIGLKNLTCNLKRYVFWQSQLTSSEESYAC; encoded by the coding sequence TATCGCAATCACCCACTAACAGAACAGCAGCAGGAGTCTAACCGAGAGAAGTCTCAAATTCGTGCCCAAGTAGAGCATGTTTTCGGGAGTTGGGTGATGGAGTTGGGGGGTAAGTTGGTGCGGTGTATCGGTAAGCAACGGGTTGCGGCGTGGATTGGGCTCAAAAATCTGACGTGCAATCTCAAGCGCTATGTCTTTTGGCAGTCACAACTTACTAGTTCAGAGGAATCGTATGCCTGTTGA
- a CDS encoding DUF262 domain-containing protein → MARINLLDTRTTSFGDLIGNGKIYRVPPFQRDYSWNEENWEDLWQDILVLHTNPDSSHYMGALVLQSSSTSDKEFTIIDGQQRLATLSIVAIAVINKIQKLVEREEQKEANQERQEILKRTYLSDRDPRSLRYSSKLLLNENNNDFYQSNLINLRKPLNIRSLSNSNQLLWQAFQYFSNHLEELQGIVQSGEKLAEFLTDIVAQRLLFIQINVEDELNAYTVFETLNARGIDLSSTDLLKNYLFSLFQGPDDLQEAQRQWRRIVNTVQMEKFPEFLRYYLSLIQTRVRRERLFKVVRESVKDGQQAFELLDRLENYGSLFIALSNSNDEFWRDASENRPYIRELELFRVKQAYPTLFAAYERFSPENFTRLLKLVCVLSFRYTVVSSLNPNELETLYNKVAIAIINGEITNPKQVFDNLRSIYVSDEKFLQDFSLLSISTKGQKKKLVRYILFKLETDVSHIEVNEDSFSIEHILPESPSSEWRQSFNDAQIEEMVYRIGNLTPLEPHLNREVGNELYTIKRTVYQQSVYTLTKNVLAEEWNPNTLATRQRHMAQRAVHIWRSDFPV, encoded by the coding sequence CACCTTTCCAACGTGATTACTCTTGGAATGAGGAAAATTGGGAGGATCTGTGGCAAGATATTTTAGTTCTTCACACAAACCCTGATTCTAGCCACTACATGGGCGCACTTGTTTTACAAAGTTCTAGCACTTCAGACAAAGAGTTTACGATCATAGATGGACAACAACGGCTAGCTACTCTAAGTATTGTTGCTATCGCCGTCATTAATAAGATTCAAAAATTAGTAGAGCGAGAGGAGCAAAAAGAAGCGAATCAAGAACGACAAGAAATTCTCAAGCGTACTTATCTTAGCGATAGAGATCCACGTTCTCTTCGTTACTCAAGCAAGCTTCTCTTGAACGAAAACAACAATGATTTTTATCAAAGTAATTTGATAAATCTTAGAAAGCCACTTAATATTAGATCGCTTTCCAATTCTAATCAATTGCTCTGGCAGGCATTTCAGTATTTCTCGAATCATTTAGAGGAGCTTCAAGGTATTGTTCAGAGTGGAGAAAAGTTGGCTGAATTTTTAACGGACATCGTTGCTCAAAGACTCCTTTTTATTCAGATCAATGTTGAAGATGAGTTAAACGCTTATACAGTGTTTGAGACGTTGAATGCTAGAGGCATAGATCTGAGTTCAACAGATTTGCTAAAGAATTACCTGTTTTCTTTGTTTCAAGGACCAGATGATTTACAAGAGGCACAGAGGCAATGGAGGAGAATTGTCAATACAGTTCAAATGGAGAAATTTCCTGAGTTCCTCCGTTACTATTTGAGTCTTATACAGACTAGAGTGAGGCGTGAACGACTATTTAAAGTTGTTCGTGAATCTGTGAAGGATGGTCAACAAGCCTTTGAATTACTCGATCGACTTGAAAACTACGGTAGTCTTTTTATTGCTCTTAGTAACTCTAACGACGAGTTCTGGCGTGATGCGTCAGAAAACCGACCATATATTCGCGAACTTGAGTTATTTCGAGTAAAGCAAGCCTATCCAACTCTATTCGCAGCGTATGAAAGGTTTTCTCCTGAAAACTTTACTCGCCTATTAAAACTTGTGTGTGTATTATCCTTTCGCTATACCGTTGTTAGTAGCCTAAATCCCAATGAATTAGAAACCCTTTACAACAAAGTAGCCATTGCGATTATAAATGGTGAAATAACCAATCCCAAACAGGTGTTTGATAATCTTCGCTCAATTTATGTTTCAGACGAAAAGTTCTTGCAAGATTTTTCCCTACTCTCAATTTCTACAAAGGGGCAAAAGAAGAAACTAGTACGATATATCTTGTTCAAGCTTGAGACAGATGTGTCACATATAGAGGTCAATGAAGATAGTTTTTCTATCGAACACATCTTGCCTGAATCACCGAGTAGTGAATGGCGGCAAAGTTTCAATGATGCCCAAATAGAAGAAATGGTATACCGCATTGGGAATCTAACCCCTTTGGAACCTCATCTTAATCGTGAGGTGGGAAATGAGCTTTATACAATCAAGCGAACAGTTTATCAGCAGAGTGTTTACACACTAACAAAAAATGTTTTGGCTGAAGAATGGAATCCAAATACACTCGCTACACGGCAAAGACATATGGCACAGCGAGCTGTTCATATTTGGAGATCAGACTTTCCTGTATAA